One Exiguobacterium sp. BMC-KP genomic window, GATAGCGTAAGTGGTAGACTAATTCTGAAAATCGTACCTTCACCACGACGTGTTTCTACGAATACTTCTCCACCAAGAGATTCAATCTTTGATTTAACAACATCGAGTCCAACACCTCGTCCAGACAAATCCGTCACCGTTTCTGCTGTTGAGAAACCTGGAGCGAACAGTAACATCGATGCTTCTTCGATTGTTAATAGCGCAGCCTCTTCTTCCGTAATTAGCTCCTTCTCAATCGCAATTCGCGTGACGCGTTCATGATTGATTCCAGCACCGTCGTCTTCAATCTCAATGAAGACTCGATTTCCCGAATGATAAGCGCGTAATGATAAATTCCCTTCAACAGGTTTCCCAGCAAGAATCCGGTCCGCCTTATTTTCGATTCCATGATCGATTGCGTTACGAATCAAGTGAACAAGTGGATCACCAATCTCATCGATGACTGTTCGATCCAACTCGGTTTCAGCACCAGTGATATGAAGTTTTATGTGTTTTCCGACATCTTTGGATACAGAACGTACCATTCGTGGGAAACGATTAAATACTTGTTCAATCGGCATCATACGTAAAGTCAATACGAGAGACTGTAATTCGTTCGTACCGCGCTTAATTCGCTCGACAGTATCCGTTAGTTCAGGAGAACCGACTTCTGCCGCAATTCGTTCTAAGCGTCCTCGATCGATGATGAACTCCTCAAATAAGTTCATGAGACGATCAATCCGTTCAAGATTGACACGAATCGTTTTTGAAGCGACTGGTGCCGTAACATCTATTGGTTCACTCGTAGAAGTTGACTCTTTTTGAGTCTCTTTAGTAACGGGTTCTTGTTGTAACGTAGAAGTGGCAACTTCCGCTTCTGACGTCGTCTCAAAAGGAACGATGGAAACGTTCGCCACTTCTGATACAGCTTCAACTGCTTCTCGAATAGTCTCTTTTTCACTCTGTGTTACGAATAGAATCTCAAATGAAGTATCAAAATGTTCTTGCTCTAAGTCATCTGAAGTCGGATTGGAGAGGATGACGTCTCCAAGTGATTGAAGACGATCAAACACCATATAAACGCGAGCAGCCTTTAGGATGACATCAGCTGATAGTTCGACTGATAACACGTACGCTTGATAGCCTGCTGCAATCGATTGTTGGACGACCGCTTTTGAATAGACATCACATTCAAAATTCTGTTGCGTCGTAGGTAGAACATTCGTTTCGACCTGTACATCATTCGGTTGAATGAACCGCTTCAATCGATTTACCGTCTCCGTTACATCTAATTTCCCTTTCCCGCCTCGACTAATATCTTCAACCATCGTCTCAAGCTGTTCTGCTGCGACGAATAATACATCAATTAGTTCGGGGGTGGCTGGTTGTTTTTTAGAACGAACTAAATCGAGCGCGCTCTCCATTTCATGTGTTAAGTCAGCAATAGCATCATACCCCATCGTTCCCGCCATTCCTTTGAGTGTGTGAGCTGACCGAAAAATTTGATCAATGACAGCTTCGTCATCCATACGTTGTTCGAAATCCAATAAGCTAGTATTAATCGCTTGAAGATGCTCCATTGATTCATCAAGGAACAACCCTACATATTCATTTAAGTCCATGAATGATTTCCTCCTTTATTTCCAACTTAATGGACATGATCCTTCCCATGCTTTAGTCGACTTAATAATCGATCTAAAAACTTTCGCTCTTTTACGCGAACACCCGTCAACGAAGTAGTAATGTGATCCATTCGCCAACTGACATGACTTTTTCGATCCATGATATAAAATGGCATTTGTGCTTTAACCGCTTTCACAACTGTTTGATCTTCAGGTAGAAAACCAATGAAACGTAATGATTTTTTTAAAAATTGAGAGCTGACTAATTCGAGACGATCGAATGTTTCAAGAGCCTCTTCACCATTAGTAGCTCGATTGACAATCACAGAGATGGGCAATTCATTCGCATGATGATGTGCTAATTTTACAAACGCATACCCATCCATGATGGAAGTAGGTTCTGGTGTAACAACCAGCCATGCTTCATCTGCGCTACCGATGAAATCAAACGTTTGATGATTAGCACCAGCACCTAGATCGAGTAATACGTAATCATATTCATAGAAGAATCGGAATTCACGTAGTAAAAAGGTAATATCGTCACTCGTAAAATTTGTCAATTCTGCGAATCCACTTCCACCATGAATGAACTGAAGGGTTGATGAATACTCTACAATTGACTGTTGTAGTGACTCTCTCCTCTTCACACATTCCATCAGTGATAACTTAGAAGATTTACCAAGTAAAATACCAATGTTGGCCATACCGATATCTAAATCGATGATAAGTACCTTCTTGTTTTGAAGAGATAGAGCAACACCTAAATTGACAGCGACGTTCGTTTTCCCGACGCCACCTTTACCACTGACAATTGCAATTGTTTTAGTCTCATTTACGGATAATTTAGAGCGTAGGACTCGAGCTTGATCTTCTTGCATCATCCCATTCCTCTCTCGACGACCATCTGGGATATCTCTTCTACAGAACTGAACGTGATATCTTCAGGCACCTCTTGACCAGTAGTTATACAATAAATTGGTAAGTCACTCGCTTCTGCGAGACCAACAATTGACCATAATTCACTTGTCTCGTCCGCTTTTGAGAAAATAAATCCAGATACAGGTACGGATTGAAAGCGATCATACATACGAAGTAGATCTTGGTACTTCGCAGTCAAACTAAGTACAAGAAAAACATCTGTATCTTCGAAATCATGTCGACTTTTTAATTGTTCAACATACCCCGCATCGAGAAAATTCCTACCTGCTGTATCAATTAGAACGATATCGCACGATTGTAAAGCTACTTTCGCTTGTTCGA contains:
- a CDS encoding chemotaxis protein CheA, whose protein sequence is MDLNEYVGLFLDESMEHLQAINTSLLDFEQRMDDEAVIDQIFRSAHTLKGMAGTMGYDAIADLTHEMESALDLVRSKKQPATPELIDVLFVAAEQLETMVEDISRGGKGKLDVTETVNRLKRFIQPNDVQVETNVLPTTQQNFECDVYSKAVVQQSIAAGYQAYVLSVELSADVILKAARVYMVFDRLQSLGDVILSNPTSDDLEQEHFDTSFEILFVTQSEKETIREAVEAVSEVANVSIVPFETTSEAEVATSTLQQEPVTKETQKESTSTSEPIDVTAPVASKTIRVNLERIDRLMNLFEEFIIDRGRLERIAAEVGSPELTDTVERIKRGTNELQSLVLTLRMMPIEQVFNRFPRMVRSVSKDVGKHIKLHITGAETELDRTVIDEIGDPLVHLIRNAIDHGIENKADRILAGKPVEGNLSLRAYHSGNRVFIEIEDDGAGINHERVTRIAIEKELITEEEAALLTIEEASMLLFAPGFSTAETVTDLSGRGVGLDVVKSKIESLGGEVFVETRRGEGTIFRISLPLTLSIISAMLVELGKETYAIPLTAIIETTSLRSTSILQAHREKVFDFRGQLVPLISLNEVYGLPQHDADAYSVVVVRSGEKLAGLIVSELIGQQEIVMKPLGSYLEGIRAISGATILGDGQVALIIDSNALLRK
- a CDS encoding MinD/ParA family protein, translating into MMQEDQARVLRSKLSVNETKTIAIVSGKGGVGKTNVAVNLGVALSLQNKKVLIIDLDIGMANIGILLGKSSKLSLMECVKRRESLQQSIVEYSSTLQFIHGGSGFAELTNFTSDDITFLLREFRFFYEYDYVLLDLGAGANHQTFDFIGSADEAWLVVTPEPTSIMDGYAFVKLAHHHANELPISVIVNRATNGEEALETFDRLELVSSQFLKKSLRFIGFLPEDQTVVKAVKAQMPFYIMDRKSHVSWRMDHITTSLTGVRVKERKFLDRLLSRLKHGKDHVH